The following coding sequences lie in one Arabidopsis thaliana chromosome 3, partial sequence genomic window:
- the DAN1 gene encoding Alba DNA/RNA-binding protein (Alba DNA/RNA-binding protein; FUNCTIONS IN: nucleic acid binding; INVOLVED IN: biological_process unknown; EXPRESSED IN: 16 plant structures; EXPRESSED DURING: 8 growth stages; CONTAINS InterPro DOMAIN/s: Alba, DNA/RNA-binding protein (InterPro:IPR002775), Uncharacterised conserved protein UCP030333, DNA/RNA-binding Alba-related (InterPro:IPR014560); BEST Arabidopsis thaliana protein match is: Alba DNA/RNA-binding protein (TAIR:AT1G29250.1); Has 160 Blast hits to 160 proteins in 33 species: Archae - 0; Bacteria - 0; Metazoa - 0; Fungi - 0; Plants - 134; Viruses - 0; Other Eukaryotes - 26 (source: NCBI BLink).) — protein sequence MAMEVATPAPAPIPSERNIVLAPATTTTTATVETHKKNRIQVSNTKKPLFFYVNLAKRYIQQHNEVELSALGMAITTVVTISEILKNNGLATEKKVLTSTVGMKDETKGKMVQKAKIEIVLGKSDKFDSLVPPVTNGKTPEEEASAETEASVEAQEEVAAATEV from the exons ATGGCGATGGAAGTAGCAACACCGGCTCCGGCACCAATCCCATCGGAGAGGAACATCGTTCTCGCgcctgcaacaacaacaacaaccgcCACTGTTGAGACTCACAAGAAGAACAGGATCCAAGTTTCCAACACCAAGAAGCCATTGTTCTTCTACGTTAATCTCGCCAAG AGGTACATTCAGCAACACAACGAGGTCGAGCTTTCTGCACTTGGAATGG CAATCACAACTGTGGTAACAATCTCTGAGATCTTGAAGAACAATGGACTTGCAACAGAGAAGA AGGTGCTAACATCGACTGTGGGAATGAAAGATGAGACAAAAGGGAAGATGGTCCAGAAGGCAAAG ATTGAGATAGTGTTGGGCAAGTCAGACAAGTTTGACTCTTTGGTGCCACCTGTGACCAACGGCAAGACTCCGGAGGAGGAAGCCAGTGCAGAGACGGAAGCTTCCGTGGAAGCACAAGAAGAAGTTGCCGCTGCCACCGAGGTCTAG
- the WDL1 gene encoding WVD2-like 1 (WVD2-like 1 (WDL1); FUNCTIONS IN: molecular_function unknown; INVOLVED IN: circumnutation, root morphogenesis; LOCATED IN: cytoplasm; EXPRESSED IN: 25 plant structures; EXPRESSED DURING: 15 growth stages; CONTAINS InterPro DOMAIN/s: Xklp2 targeting protein (InterPro:IPR009675); BEST Arabidopsis thaliana protein match is: TPX2 (targeting protein for Xklp2) protein family (TAIR:AT5G28646.2); Has 35333 Blast hits to 34131 proteins in 2444 species: Archae - 798; Bacteria - 22429; Metazoa - 974; Fungi - 991; Plants - 531; Viruses - 0; Other Eukaryotes - 9610 (source: NCBI BLink).), with translation MSSGMGREVVEVLMDRNADVSSARVHVAPKIAAEETDEEFEVKECTEEKSLSENAPNVGSAERVGAQKSPKTRNGNAKVSKQQDAPLLAVRKPLQPENKKHIDDEDNCSIASSVATSMRMGKSGLTYGSAPTFRSAQRAEKRKEYYQKLEEKNQALEAERNELEQRQKDEQEAALKQLRKNLKFKAKPVPNFYYEAPPAKPELKKLPLTRPKSPKLILSRRKSFSDAVSSSSREEILKTVSNRNRHSTGTVQNKDDDHRNKNTNAAHDSPRVRSGKGKSGLKPVNESSEEA, from the exons ATGTCCAGTGGAATGGGAAGAGAAGTTGTTGAGGTGCTTATGGACCGAAACGCCGACGTTTCAAGCGCTAGAGTTCATGTTGCTCCTAAGATAGCTGCAGAGGAGACTGATGAGGAATTTGAAGTCAAAGAATGCACAGAGGAGAAGTCTCTTTCTGAGAATGCACCAAATGTTGGATCTGCTGAGAGAGTTGGAGCTCAGAAATCACCTAAAACCCGTAATGGAAATGCTAAAGTTTCAAAG caGCAGGATGCTCCTCTTCTCGCGGTGAGGAAGCCATTGCAACCCGAGAACAAGAAGCATATTGATGACGAAGATAATTGCTCCATTGCTTCTTC CGTTGCAACTTCCATGAGGATGGGTAAGTCTGGATTGACTTATGGAAGTGCTCCAACGTTTAGGAGTGCTCAACGTGCTGAGAAACGCAAGGAG TATTACCAAAAGCTCGAGGAGAAAAACCAAGCGCTTGAAGCTGAGAGGAACGAGCTTGAACAGAGGCAAAAG GATGAACAAGAAGCAGCCTTGAAGCAACTTAGAAAGAATCTCAAGTTCAAGGCTAAACCCGTCCCCAACTTCTACTACGAGGCACCTCCTGCGAAACCTGAGCTCAAGAAG CTTCCTTTGACACGTCCCAAGTCGCCAAAACTGATCCTTTCTCGGAGAAAAAGCTTCAGCGACGCAGTCAGCTCGTCTTCCCGTGAAGAGATTCTGAAGACAGTCTCTAACCGGAACCGACACAGCACTGGAACAGTTCAGAACAAAGACGATGATCACAGGAACAAGAACACCAATGCTGCGCACGACAGCCCTCGTGTCAGATCAGGCAAAGGTAAATCCGGATTGAAACCAGTGAACGAGTCCTCAGAAGAAGcttga
- the WDL1 gene encoding WVD2-like 1 (WVD2-like 1 (WDL1); FUNCTIONS IN: molecular_function unknown; INVOLVED IN: circumnutation, root morphogenesis; LOCATED IN: cytoplasm; EXPRESSED IN: 25 plant structures; EXPRESSED DURING: 15 growth stages; CONTAINS InterPro DOMAIN/s: Xklp2 targeting protein (InterPro:IPR009675); BEST Arabidopsis thaliana protein match is: TPX2 (targeting protein for Xklp2) protein family (TAIR:AT5G28646.2); Has 555 Blast hits to 553 proteins in 81 species: Archae - 0; Bacteria - 12; Metazoa - 128; Fungi - 23; Plants - 316; Viruses - 4; Other Eukaryotes - 72 (source: NCBI BLink).), with protein sequence MGREVVEVLMDRNADVSSARVHVAPKIAAEETDEEFEVKECTEEKSLSENAPNVGSAERVGAQKSPKTRNGNAKVSKQQDAPLLAVRKPLQPENKKHIDDEDNCSIASSVATSMRMGKSGLTYGSAPTFRSAQRAEKRKEYYQKLEEKNQALEAERNELEQRQKDEQEAALKQLRKNLKFKAKPVPNFYYEAPPAKPELKKLPLTRPKSPKLILSRRKSFSDAVSSSSREEILKTVSNRNRHSTGTVQNKDDDHRNKNTNAAHDSPRVRSGKGKSGLKPVNESSEEA encoded by the exons ATGGGAAGAGAAGTTGTTGAGGTGCTTATGGACCGAAACGCCGACGTTTCAAGCGCTAGAGTTCATGTTGCTCCTAAGATAGCTGCAGAGGAGACTGATGAGGAATTTGAAGTCAAAGAATGCACAGAGGAGAAGTCTCTTTCTGAGAATGCACCAAATGTTGGATCTGCTGAGAGAGTTGGAGCTCAGAAATCACCTAAAACCCGTAATGGAAATGCTAAAGTTTCAAAG caGCAGGATGCTCCTCTTCTCGCGGTGAGGAAGCCATTGCAACCCGAGAACAAGAAGCATATTGATGACGAAGATAATTGCTCCATTGCTTCTTC CGTTGCAACTTCCATGAGGATGGGTAAGTCTGGATTGACTTATGGAAGTGCTCCAACGTTTAGGAGTGCTCAACGTGCTGAGAAACGCAAGGAG TATTACCAAAAGCTCGAGGAGAAAAACCAAGCGCTTGAAGCTGAGAGGAACGAGCTTGAACAGAGGCAAAAG GATGAACAAGAAGCAGCCTTGAAGCAACTTAGAAAGAATCTCAAGTTCAAGGCTAAACCCGTCCCCAACTTCTACTACGAGGCACCTCCTGCGAAACCTGAGCTCAAGAAG CTTCCTTTGACACGTCCCAAGTCGCCAAAACTGATCCTTTCTCGGAGAAAAAGCTTCAGCGACGCAGTCAGCTCGTCTTCCCGTGAAGAGATTCTGAAGACAGTCTCTAACCGGAACCGACACAGCACTGGAACAGTTCAGAACAAAGACGATGATCACAGGAACAAGAACACCAATGCTGCGCACGACAGCCCTCGTGTCAGATCAGGCAAAGGTAAATCCGGATTGAAACCAGTGAACGAGTCCTCAGAAGAAGcttga
- the WDL1 gene encoding WVD2-like 1 (WVD2-like 1 (WDL1); FUNCTIONS IN: molecular_function unknown; INVOLVED IN: circumnutation, root morphogenesis; LOCATED IN: cytoplasm; EXPRESSED IN: 25 plant structures; EXPRESSED DURING: 15 growth stages; CONTAINS InterPro DOMAIN/s: Xklp2 targeting protein (InterPro:IPR009675); BEST Arabidopsis thaliana protein match is: TPX2 (targeting protein for Xklp2) protein family (TAIR:AT5G28646.2); Has 563 Blast hits to 554 proteins in 86 species: Archae - 0; Bacteria - 24; Metazoa - 128; Fungi - 18; Plants - 315; Viruses - 4; Other Eukaryotes - 74 (source: NCBI BLink).) → MGREVVEVLMDRNADVSSARVHVAPKIAAEETDEEFEVKECTEEKSLSENAPNVGSAERVGAQKSPKTRNGNAKVSKQDAPLLAVRKPLQPENKKHIDDEDNCSIASSVATSMRMGKSGLTYGSAPTFRSAQRAEKRKEYYQKLEEKNQALEAERNELEQRQKDEQEAALKQLRKNLKFKAKPVPNFYYEAPPAKPELKKLPLTRPKSPKLILSRRKSFSDAVSSSSREEILKTVSNRNRHSTGTVQNKDDDHRNKNTNAAHDSPRVRSGKGKSGLKPVNESSEEA, encoded by the exons ATGGGAAGAGAAGTTGTTGAGGTGCTTATGGACCGAAACGCCGACGTTTCAAGCGCTAGAGTTCATGTTGCTCCTAAGATAGCTGCAGAGGAGACTGATGAGGAATTTGAAGTCAAAGAATGCACAGAGGAGAAGTCTCTTTCTGAGAATGCACCAAATGTTGGATCTGCTGAGAGAGTTGGAGCTCAGAAATCACCTAAAACCCGTAATGGAAATGCTAAAGTTTCAAAG CAGGATGCTCCTCTTCTCGCGGTGAGGAAGCCATTGCAACCCGAGAACAAGAAGCATATTGATGACGAAGATAATTGCTCCATTGCTTCTTC CGTTGCAACTTCCATGAGGATGGGTAAGTCTGGATTGACTTATGGAAGTGCTCCAACGTTTAGGAGTGCTCAACGTGCTGAGAAACGCAAGGAG TATTACCAAAAGCTCGAGGAGAAAAACCAAGCGCTTGAAGCTGAGAGGAACGAGCTTGAACAGAGGCAAAAG GATGAACAAGAAGCAGCCTTGAAGCAACTTAGAAAGAATCTCAAGTTCAAGGCTAAACCCGTCCCCAACTTCTACTACGAGGCACCTCCTGCGAAACCTGAGCTCAAGAAG CTTCCTTTGACACGTCCCAAGTCGCCAAAACTGATCCTTTCTCGGAGAAAAAGCTTCAGCGACGCAGTCAGCTCGTCTTCCCGTGAAGAGATTCTGAAGACAGTCTCTAACCGGAACCGACACAGCACTGGAACAGTTCAGAACAAAGACGATGATCACAGGAACAAGAACACCAATGCTGCGCACGACAGCCCTCGTGTCAGATCAGGCAAAGGTAAATCCGGATTGAAACCAGTGAACGAGTCCTCAGAAGAAGcttga